The genome window CTCTCCCTCGTCGAGCAGGGCGCTCGCGTCGACTCCCTCTTGGACCGCGAGCTGGCCGACGAGTACGACGAGGCGATCGACGCCGCCCGCGAACACCTCGCCGACGCGCTCCGCTTGAAGCCCGAGGAGGCGGAGCTGGCCGAGCGCGTCTTCGGCGGCGACCCCTCCTTCCCGGTCGACCACGACGAGAGCGCCGTCTCCCGGCTCCGCACCGAGCTCTCCGCGGCCCGCGACCGCCGCGCGGCGAAGCTGAAGGCCGACCTCGCGAGCGACCTCGGCGACCTCCGCGAGCCGGTCGAGGACCTCGTGCGCGACGCGCTCGAACTCGACGTCGAACTCGCGATTTCGCGGTTCGCACGCGACTTCGACTGCGTCATGCCCGAGGTGGTCGGGCCGGAGGAGGCCGACGCCGAGGCCGGCGGCGACGCGGTCGCGGGCTTCCGCATCGAGGGCGGCCGCTCCCCGCTGCTCGACGTCGACTTCGCGGCCGTCGAGCCGGTCGACTACGCCGTCTCGGGCGCGACGCTGCTGTCGGGGGTCAACTCCGGCGGCAAGACCTCCACGCTCGACCTGGTCGCCCTGGTCGTCGTCCTCGCGCAGATGGGCATGCCCGTGCCCGCCGAGTCGGCGACCGTCGAGCGGTTCGAGGAGGTCCACTACTACGCGAAGTCGCAGGGGACCCTCGACGCGGGCGCGTTCGAGGCGACGCTCCGGGACTTCGGCGACCTCGTCGACGGCGCGGACGGCCGGCTCGTCCTCGTCGACGAGCTGGAGTCGATCACCGAGCCGGGCGCCTCCGCGAAGATCATCGCGGGCATCCTGGAGGCGCTCGACGACCAGGACGCCACCGCCGTCTTCGTCTCCCATTTGGCCCGCGAGATCCGTGACGCCGCGGACTTCGCGGTCGCGGTCGACGGGATCGAGGCCGCGGGGCTCGTCGACGGCGAGCTCCGGGTGAACCGCTCGCCGAAGAAAGGGCACCTCGCGCGGTCGACGCCGGAACTCATCGTCGAGAAGCTCGCGGACGACCGCGGCGGCGAGTTCTACGGCGACCTGTTGGAGAAGTTCTGAGGGGTGGCTCGTCGGCGCCGACCCTACTCGCCGTCGTCGTCGGTTCGGTCGGCTCAGTCGCCCTCGGATCGGTCGGCTCAGTCGCCGTCGAGCTCCGCGGTGACCGTGATCTCGACGTCGAGCGGCGCGGGGAGCCGAGACACCTCGACGCAGGTTCTCGCCGGGTACGGCTCCGAGAGGAACGCCCGGTACGCCTCGTTGACCGCGTCGTAGTCGTCCATGTCCGTGAGGTAGACGGTCGCCGACACGATCGCGTCCGGGGTCGTCCCGGCCGCCTCCAGGATCGCGGCGACGTTTTCGAGCGTCTGCGTCGTCTGTTCGGCGACCGACTCGGGGGCCTCGCCGGTGTCGGGGTCCACGCCCGTCTTCCCCGAGACGCGGACCGTGTCGCCGGAGACGATCCCCTGCGAGTACGGACCGAGGGCCTCCGGCACGTCGTCCGTCGTGATTTCTCGCATTGCTCGGAGGACGACGCGCCGCGGTATCAAGATGCGGGTCGCGGGGGTCACCCCGACCGCTCCGGACGCTCTTCGCCCCGCCGACATATTCATACAGGCTCGGTCGGAATCGAGCCGTATGCCAGCCGTGTCCCCGTTCGGCGTCCTCCTCTTCGCGGCGCAGGTCGGCGTCGGCGCTCAGGTGTCTCGCTCGCTTTCGACCACCGGCCGCGCTCGTCGCGCCGCGGTCGGGCTCGCCGTGGCGGTGCTCGGACTGCTGGTCCTGTTCCGCTTCGGCGTCATCGCGACGGTCGCCGTCGATCTGGTCGCGCTCCTCGTCGTTGCGAGCGTCATCGGATCGTCCGGTCGTCGCCCGACTGCGGGGTGACCTTTATAAGGTAGACCGTGGTGTCGCTGTCGGCTATTTATAAACGACCGACGCTGCTAGGGTGCCGATATCCAAAGCCCAGTCGCTCGTTTATAAATAGCTGCTAGCAAGCCCACGGACGACGCCTCCAAAGCCCCAGCCGCGAGGGCTCGGTGCGGTCGCTGCGGTCCTCGTCGGTCGCTGCCGCTCCCTCCCTGCGGTACTTGCGTCGCCTATGTCGGCCTCGCGGCTGCCCCTTTGAGTCCCACCCGCACCGCTCCGCACCTCACTCCTCCCCAGCCTCGCCGCTCACGCTTCGCGGCTGCGCCGCTCGCGTTCGCGGCGTCCCTCGCGGGCTGGCTCGCGGCCGCCGGTGGCGGCCGCTCGCAGGCGCGCCACCGCACTTTCTTTTTATAAGCGCTCGTCGCCGTCGCTCACGGCTATTTAAATACTACATTGCGGCCGCCGATCCGCGATACTTCCTCTCGCTATCGCTCGACGACCGGAAATATCAGTTGTGTCTCCGTTCGATCCGAGGCGCGGAACCCCGCCGAAGCGCTCCTGCCTCAGTCGTCGTCCGCCACCGCGGGCTTCCGGCGGTCGTCGCGGGGCCCTTCGAGGTCGACCTTCGGGAGCATATCTCGGAGGTAGCGCCCGGTGTGGGAGGCGTCCTCCCGGGCGATCTCCTCGGGGGTGCCGCTCGCGACGAGTTCGCCGCCGCCGTCGCCGCCCTCGGGGCCGAGGTCGATCACGCGGTCGGCGTTCTTCACGAGGTCGAGCTCGTGTTCGATGACGACCACGGTGTTGCCGGCGTCGACGAGCCGGTGGAGCACGTCGATCAGCTTGCGCTCGTCCTCCTTGTGGAGCCCCGTCGTCGGCTCGTCGAGGAGATAGAGGGTGTCGCCGGTCGCGCGCTTGCCGAGCTCCTCGGCGAGCTTCACGCGCTGGGCCTCGCCGCCCGAGAGCGTCGTCGAGGGCTGGCCCAGCTCCATGTAACCGAGCCCCACGTCCTTCAGGAGCTTGAGGCGGCGCTCCAACCCGCGGTGGCTCTCGAAGAACTCGTGCGCCTCCGCGACGCTCATGTCGAGCACGTCGGCGATGGTCTTCCCCTTGTACTCCACGTCGAGCGTCTCGTCGTTGTAGCGGGCGCCGCCGCACTCCTCGCAGGGGACGTACACGTCCGAGAGGAAGTTCATCTCGATCTTGACGGTCCCCTGCCCGCCGCACTCCTCGCAGCGCCCGCCCTTCACGTTGAACGAGAAGCGGCCCTTCTCGTAGCCCCGACGCTTCGAGAGCTTCGTCTCCGCGAACAGCTCGCGGACGTGGTCGAACACGTCCGTGTACGTGGCGGGGTTCGAGCGCGGCGTCCGCCCGATCGGCGACTGGTCGATGAGCCGGACCGTCTCCACCTCGTCGAGCCCCTCGATCGCGTCGTGCTCGCCGGGGTCGACGGAGGTGTTGTCGTTCATCTCGCGGGCGAGCCCCTTGTAGAGGATGTCGTTGACGAGCGTCGACTTCCCGGAGCCGGAGACGCCGGTGACGGTCGTCAGCGTGCCGAGCGGGATCGGCACGTCGAGGTCCTTCAGGTTGTGCTGGCGGGCGCCGCGCACGACGAGCTCGCCGTTGGGCTCGCGGCGCTCCTCGGGCACCGGAATCGACTTCCGGCCCGCGAGGTAGTCGGCCGTCACCGACTCGTCGGTCGCGACCACCTCCTCGAAGTCGCCCTGCGCGACGACCTCGCCGCCGCGCTTGCCGGGGCCGGGCCCCATGTCGATGATTTCGTCGGCGCGCCGCATCGTCTCCTCGTCGTGCTCGACGACGAGGAGGGTGTTACCGAGGTCGCGGAGCCCCTCCAGCGTGTCGAGCAGGCGGTCGTTGTCGCGCTGGTGGAGCCCGATGGAGGGCTCGTCGAGGACGTACAGCACGCCCACCAGCCCGGAGCCGACCTGCGTCGCGAGCCGGATGCGTTGGCTCTCGCCGCCCGACAGCGTCGAGGCCTCGCGGTCGAGCGTGAGGTACTCTAAACCGACCTCCTCCATGAACCCGAGCCGCGCGCGGATCTCCTTTAAGATCTCCTCGGCGATCGTCGTCTCGCGCTCGTTCAGCTCGTCCTCCAGCCCCTCGAAGTGCTCGCGCGCCTCGGCGATCGACAGCTCGTTCACCTCGGTGATCGCGGTGTCCGCGACGAGGACGTGCCGCGACTGCTCCTTCAGGCGCGTCCCCTCGCACTCGGGACAGGTCGTCACGGCCATGTACTCCTCGATGTGGTCGCGGGCGCGCTCGGAGTCGGTCTCGACGTGGCGCCGCTCCAGGTTGGGAATCACGCCCTCGAACCGCTCCGTCTTCTCGCGGGTGCCGTTCTTCGTGGTCCACTCGAAGTGGACGACGTCGTCGGTGCCGTAGAGGAACTGCCGCTGAATCTCCTCGTCGAGCTCCTCGAAGGGCGCGTCGAGGTCGACGCCGAAGTGCTCCGCGACGTTGTCGAGCTGCCTGGAGTAGTAGGTGCGGTCGTAGCTCCACGGCTCGAACACGTGCTTCAGCGGCTTCGAGGGGTCCTCGATCACGAGGTCCTCGTCGACCTCCTTCGTCGAGCCGATCCCCTCGCACTCGGGGCAGGCGCCGTACGGGCTGTTGAAGGAGAACGAGCGCGTCTCGATCTCGGAGAACTGGACGTCGGAGTTGGGGTTGCCGAGCTCCTCGGAGAACTCCACGACGAGGCGGTCGTCGCCGTCGGCGTCGGCCGCGAGCGACCCCGTCGAGCGCGCGTTCGACGCGAACGGGACGTCTTCGGGCGGGTCGGGGACGATCAGCTTGAGGGCGCCGTCGGCCTCCTCCAGCGCGGTCTCGACGGAGTCGGTGATCCGCGAGCGCGCGTCCGGCGAGACGGTCACGCGGTCGACGATCACGTCGATCGTGTGGTCGTAGTTCTCGTCGAGGTCGGGGGAATCGAGGGTGAGATCGACCGGCTCGCCGTCGACCTCGACGCGGCTGTACCCGTCCGAGACCAGCTCCTCGAACAGCTCCTCGAAGGCGCCCTTCTGATCGCGGACGACGGGCGCCGCGACCTTCGCGCGGGTGTCCTCGGGGAGGTCGAGGATCTGGTTCACCATGTCCTGTGCGGACTGCTCGCCGACCTCCTCGCCGGTGACGGGGTCGTACTGGGTGCCGATCCGGGCGTACAGCAGGCGGAGGTAGTCGTGGAGCTCCGTGACGGTCCCCACGGTGGAGCGGGGGTTGTTCGCGGCGTTCTTCTGGTCGATGGAGATCGCCGGCGAGAGCCCCTCGACCGACTCCACCTGCGGCTTGTCCATCTGCCCGAGGAAGTTGCGGGCGTACGCGGACAGCGACTCGATGTAGCGGCGCTGCCCCTCGGCGTAGACGGTGTCGAACGCGAGCGACGACTTCCCCGAGCCGGAGAGCCCGGTGACGACGGTGAACTCCTCCCGCGGGATCCGGACGTCGAGGTCCTTGAGGTTGTGTTCCTCGGCGCCGCGGACCTCGATGTACTCCTTGCTCATTTCACTCCTCCGTTGCGGGCGCGCGCGGGAATAGTCGTCGGTCGCGGGGACCGCCGGCGGTCGTTTCCGCCGCCGACCCCGCCGAGCCCGGAACTCACTCCGCGCCGAGCCCGGAACTCACTCCGCGATGAACTCCGCGGGCGGCGAGAGGTCGCGGCGTCCGCCGAAGGTGACGAGGAAGAGGACGCCGACGCCGATCCCGTACGCTAGCATTAGCGGGACCGTCGCGAGGAACATCGTGATCACGTCGGCGGGGGTGAACACGGCCGCGACGAGCATGATCCCGATCGTCACCTCGCGCCAGCGCTCGCGGAACACGCGGTAGGGGACGCCCGAGTTGTTCAGCAAGATCATCGCGATCGGGATGTCCGCGAGGAAGCCGATCCCGATCGTGGTGTAGATGACGAGCCAGAAGAAGTCGCTCACCTGGTAGGTGATGATCATGTCCGCGAGCCGGGCGTCGGTGACGAGCCAGCCGATGAGCGCGGGCGCGATGTACGCGTAACCCAGCGCGAACCCGCCGATCATCCCGGCGGCCAACGCGCCCGTCCACAGGTACACCTGATAGATGCGCCCGGCGACGAAGCCACGCTCGCGGAGCGCGGGCCACGCGTAGTAGAGCACCACGGGAAACGCCGCGAGGATCCCGAGCATCACCGAGAACTTCACCATGAAGATCAGCGCCTCGACCGGGTGGAGCGTGATGATGTTGATCCCGCCTTCGATCTCCGCGGGCACGCGGCGTTCGAGGTCGCGCCGCACCGTGCCGAGCCCGCCGAGGTACAGCCACGTGAACGCGGCCGCCATCACGATCCCGAAGACGGCGACGATCCGGAACGACCGCGTGCGCAGCGAGTCGAAGATGAACTTGAGGTCCTTGTAGTAGCCGCCGATGTCGTCTTCGGCCGCTTCCTCCTCGCCGTCCGTGAGCTCGGCGAGGAACGTCGAGCTCGCGCGCGAGGTCCGGTTCTGGACGGAGCCGACCAGCCCGTCCCCGCCGGCGTCGACGCCGCCGCTTCCGGAATCGCCCGCGTCCCCGCCGTCGCTCGCGTCGCCGTCCGCGTCACCGCCCTCGCCGTCGCTCCCCTCGTTCACCTCGTCGTAGCGGTCGAGGATCGCCTGCGCCTTCTCCGGATCGTCGTCGTCGATCGCGGCCTGCGCGAGCGCGAGCGACTCCTCTTCTTCCATCTGGGCGAACGCGTCCGCGGGGGCCGCCCGGACGCCCGCGGCGTCGAGCTCGCTCACGTCGATGGCGGTCGGGTCGCCGTACTGGCGGCCCGCGCTCGTCGTGTCGAGGTCGGTGTACACCGCCCACAGCGTCGCGACCGCGGTGAACGCCAGCGCCCAGACGGCGGCGTAGACCCCGAGGGCCGTCGCGGGGTCGAGTCCGAGGCCGGCGCCCGGTTCGAGGAAGCGTCGGGTGCTCCCCGCGAGCCGCAGGAGGTCGTTGACCGCGGTCCGGCCGCCGTACTCGTAGAAGCCGTACACGAGCGCGCCGCCGAGGACGGTCGCGCCCCCGACGACGTTCCAGTGGTTCCGGACAGCGCCGAGCACGTCGATCCGGTCGGAGCTCCGCTTCGCCGTGACGACGAGCTTCGCGAGGTAGAGGCTGAAGCCGTACAGCGCGACCAGCGGGAACGCCCACAGCAGCTGGGTGAACGGGTCCGGCGGGGAGAAGACGGCGCCGAACACGAAGATGAGGACGACCGCGTGGCGCCACTTGTCGCGGAACGTCTCGTACGGGACGATCTCGGCGTACGAGAGGCCGGTGATCACCATCGGCATCTGCCCGGCGAGCCCGAAGGAAAGCGAGAGGAAGACGATGAACTCCGTCCACATCACGATCCCGTAGGTGGGCTGGATGTCGGCCTCCAGGCCGAACTCCGCGAGGAAGCCGAACATCAGCGGGAAGAAGGCCAACACGCCGTAGGCGACCCCGGCGGAGAAGAGGCCGGCGGCGAGCAGCCCGAGCAGCGCGAGCTTCCACCGAGCGATCGGGGATCGCGGCCACATCCCTCGGGCGCGGAGCTCGTCGCGGGTGACGTAGATCAGCGGCGGGATCGCGACGATCGCGCCGACGACCAGCCCGATCTTCGCCTGGAGGAGGATCACCTCGAACGGGGTCGTCGCGATGATGTCCGTCTCCTCGGCGACCGCGGCGCTCATGTTCGACTCCGTGACCTCCCGGAGCCGGTCCCAGATGTACGTGCGGAGCGCCCAGAACGTCGCGAGGAAGCCGATCAGGAAGACGACGAACACCTTCTGGAGGTCCTTCTGGATCGACCGAAGGAACGCCTTCACCGTCTCCTGGCCCTCCGCGATCGACTGTTGGGTGTCCTCGTCGAGGGCGCTCGCCATACGGAGGGCGAAGGCCGTCGCCGTTATCAACCTTTTCGACCGCGGGCGCTCCCGCCGGCGACGCTCCACGTCGGTCCGGCCGACGACGCTCCTTGACGCGCCGGCGAACGGGACCGATCGACCCCGCGCGGCGCCGCTATCCGAAAAGGTTGATAACCGCCCGGTCGCGTAGGGAAACTGAATGGACGACTCGGACCGGTCGCGCGACGACGACTCGGCCGCCGCTGACGGGTCGACCGACGAGGGCGAACCCGCGAGCGACGGCGCCGTCGACGAGGGGTCCGAGGCCGACGAGTCCGCCGACTCGGACGCCTCCGAGGGCGTCGAGTCCGAGGTGACCGCCGAGGTCGAGCCCGAGGTCGGTTCGGCCGAGGGGGACGCGGACGGGGCCGAAGACGGGTCGCCGGACACGTTCTCGGACCCGGACGAGGTGGTCGAGGCCGAGGACGCCGGTCGGTCGGCCGCGCTCGACGACGGGGGCGAGGCCGACGGGGATCCGGGAGACGGTGAGACTTCGGCGGGCGATGACGCTTCGGCGGGCGATGACGCTTCGGCGGACGAAGACGCCGCGACCGCGGACACCGAGGCCGCCGGCGACGGCGGTACCCCGGCAACGACCGCCGACGCCGCGGACCCCGCGACCGCCGGCGTGCCGGCGACCGAGGACGACGAGCCGTTCGACGGGATCGAGGGCCCCGAGACGGACGAGGAGATGCCGCTGGCGGCCCACATCGAGGAGATGATGCGCCGGCTGGCGGTCGTGTTCCTCTTCGGCGGGCTCGCGACGCTCGTCGTCGTCACCGAGTCGACGGAGCTCATCAACTACTTCTGGAGCTACCACATCCCGGCGCCGATGGAGAACCGGCCGCGGCTGTACGGGCCGCTGGAACTCCCGCTCACCCGACTGAAGGTCGCCGGCCTCGCGGGCGTCGTGGTCGGGCTCCCGGCGTTCGTCTACGAGACCTACCGGTTCATGAAACCGGGGCTCTACCAGACCGAGCGGCGCTACTACCTCGCGGCGGTCCCGACCAGCCTCATCTTAGGCGGGATCGGGATCGCGTTCGCGCACTTCCTCGTGTTGCCCGCGATCTTCTCGTACTTCACCACCTACACCGCCGACGCCGCGACGATCGCCTTCGGGCTCGCGGAGACGTTCAACCTGATCGTCATCATGCTCGCGTTCATGGCGATCGTCTTCCAGATCCCGCTTTTCATCATGCTCGCGATCATGATGAACCTCGTCACCCGGCAGTGGCTGGAGGCGAAGCGGCTGATCTTCTGGGGGTCGTTCCTCGGGATCGCGTTCCTGTTCAGCCCCGACCCGACCGGGATGGCGCCGATCATCGTGACGCTCACGATGATCGCCCTCTTCGAGGGGACGCTCGCGATACTGCGCTGGACCGGAAACTAGATCCGGTCGTTGTCGGTTGTTTCTAAGTGAGCGCTCGTGGATTACCGGTGAACGCTTCCAAAGCCCCAGCTGCTCGTTTATAAACTGGTGCTAGTAACTCCACGACGGATCCCTCCAAAGCCCCAGCCGAGAGGCGGGCGCACGCTCGCTGTCGTTCGAAAGGCGCGGAGCGCCTTTCGTGATGACGAGAGAGCTCCGCTCT of Halorubrum trapanicum contains these proteins:
- a CDS encoding helix-hairpin-helix domain-containing protein gives rise to the protein MELEAIPGVGAKTAAALRELDDPAATVESGDVAAIARAPGVNEARAARIARGAIRRRHDDDGRVLATDRARELYREAIDLLRERTVTDYAAKRLETFYPSASASRIEEAQAFAADATARDPDPAVREALADCAPLSDPPTVRVRDRCLATADAETLARAEAEVPELSVETVEDARDVSELGRSYASVIVLDESFAGLDVEGDVSVRPDALENPAETVPERLLAFFAENRERLEAAAAVHEAAAAAGDPVSGGGSDPAPPVDLDRLRDALSRLDDDGTIAGDAELDRLTAAVDDLDAAVSTAASVADDRLREAIRERDVTIEGTDFLSLVEQGARVDSLLDRELADEYDEAIDAAREHLADALRLKPEEAELAERVFGGDPSFPVDHDESAVSRLRTELSAARDRRAAKLKADLASDLGDLREPVEDLVRDALELDVELAISRFARDFDCVMPEVVGPEEADAEAGGDAVAGFRIEGGRSPLLDVDFAAVEPVDYAVSGATLLSGVNSGGKTSTLDLVALVVVLAQMGMPVPAESATVERFEEVHYYAKSQGTLDAGAFEATLRDFGDLVDGADGRLVLVDELESITEPGASAKIIAGILEALDDQDATAVFVSHLAREIRDAADFAVAVDGIEAAGLVDGELRVNRSPKKGHLARSTPELIVEKLADDRGGEFYGDLLEKF
- a CDS encoding RidA family protein, which gives rise to MREITTDDVPEALGPYSQGIVSGDTVRVSGKTGVDPDTGEAPESVAEQTTQTLENVAAILEAAGTTPDAIVSATVYLTDMDDYDAVNEAYRAFLSEPYPARTCVEVSRLPAPLDVEITVTAELDGD
- the uvrA gene encoding excinuclease ABC subunit UvrA, producing the protein MSKEYIEVRGAEEHNLKDLDVRIPREEFTVVTGLSGSGKSSLAFDTVYAEGQRRYIESLSAYARNFLGQMDKPQVESVEGLSPAISIDQKNAANNPRSTVGTVTELHDYLRLLYARIGTQYDPVTGEEVGEQSAQDMVNQILDLPEDTRAKVAAPVVRDQKGAFEELFEELVSDGYSRVEVDGEPVDLTLDSPDLDENYDHTIDVIVDRVTVSPDARSRITDSVETALEEADGALKLIVPDPPEDVPFASNARSTGSLAADADGDDRLVVEFSEELGNPNSDVQFSEIETRSFSFNSPYGACPECEGIGSTKEVDEDLVIEDPSKPLKHVFEPWSYDRTYYSRQLDNVAEHFGVDLDAPFEELDEEIQRQFLYGTDDVVHFEWTTKNGTREKTERFEGVIPNLERRHVETDSERARDHIEEYMAVTTCPECEGTRLKEQSRHVLVADTAITEVNELSIAEAREHFEGLEDELNERETTIAEEILKEIRARLGFMEEVGLEYLTLDREASTLSGGESQRIRLATQVGSGLVGVLYVLDEPSIGLHQRDNDRLLDTLEGLRDLGNTLLVVEHDEETMRRADEIIDMGPGPGKRGGEVVAQGDFEEVVATDESVTADYLAGRKSIPVPEERREPNGELVVRGARQHNLKDLDVPIPLGTLTTVTGVSGSGKSTLVNDILYKGLAREMNDNTSVDPGEHDAIEGLDEVETVRLIDQSPIGRTPRSNPATYTDVFDHVRELFAETKLSKRRGYEKGRFSFNVKGGRCEECGGQGTVKIEMNFLSDVYVPCEECGGARYNDETLDVEYKGKTIADVLDMSVAEAHEFFESHRGLERRLKLLKDVGLGYMELGQPSTTLSGGEAQRVKLAEELGKRATGDTLYLLDEPTTGLHKEDERKLIDVLHRLVDAGNTVVVIEHELDLVKNADRVIDLGPEGGDGGGELVASGTPEEIAREDASHTGRYLRDMLPKVDLEGPRDDRRKPAVADDD
- a CDS encoding twin-arginine translocase subunit TatC — protein: MASALDEDTQQSIAEGQETVKAFLRSIQKDLQKVFVVFLIGFLATFWALRTYIWDRLREVTESNMSAAVAEETDIIATTPFEVILLQAKIGLVVGAIVAIPPLIYVTRDELRARGMWPRSPIARWKLALLGLLAAGLFSAGVAYGVLAFFPLMFGFLAEFGLEADIQPTYGIVMWTEFIVFLSLSFGLAGQMPMVITGLSYAEIVPYETFRDKWRHAVVLIFVFGAVFSPPDPFTQLLWAFPLVALYGFSLYLAKLVVTAKRSSDRIDVLGAVRNHWNVVGGATVLGGALVYGFYEYGGRTAVNDLLRLAGSTRRFLEPGAGLGLDPATALGVYAAVWALAFTAVATLWAVYTDLDTTSAGRQYGDPTAIDVSELDAAGVRAAPADAFAQMEEEESLALAQAAIDDDDPEKAQAILDRYDEVNEGSDGEGGDADGDASDGGDAGDSGSGGVDAGGDGLVGSVQNRTSRASSTFLAELTDGEEEAAEDDIGGYYKDLKFIFDSLRTRSFRIVAVFGIVMAAAFTWLYLGGLGTVRRDLERRVPAEIEGGINIITLHPVEALIFMVKFSVMLGILAAFPVVLYYAWPALRERGFVAGRIYQVYLWTGALAAGMIGGFALGYAYIAPALIGWLVTDARLADMIITYQVSDFFWLVIYTTIGIGFLADIPIAMILLNNSGVPYRVFRERWREVTIGIMLVAAVFTPADVITMFLATVPLMLAYGIGVGVLFLVTFGGRRDLSPPAEFIAE
- a CDS encoding twin-arginine translocase subunit TatC, which encodes MDDSDRSRDDDSAAADGSTDEGEPASDGAVDEGSEADESADSDASEGVESEVTAEVEPEVGSAEGDADGAEDGSPDTFSDPDEVVEAEDAGRSAALDDGGEADGDPGDGETSAGDDASAGDDASADEDAATADTEAAGDGGTPATTADAADPATAGVPATEDDEPFDGIEGPETDEEMPLAAHIEEMMRRLAVVFLFGGLATLVVVTESTELINYFWSYHIPAPMENRPRLYGPLELPLTRLKVAGLAGVVVGLPAFVYETYRFMKPGLYQTERRYYLAAVPTSLILGGIGIAFAHFLVLPAIFSYFTTYTADAATIAFGLAETFNLIVIMLAFMAIVFQIPLFIMLAIMMNLVTRQWLEAKRLIFWGSFLGIAFLFSPDPTGMAPIIVTLTMIALFEGTLAILRWTGN